A segment of the Deltaproteobacteria bacterium genome:
GTTCTGGCACGAATCCATGGGATTCTGCGAAATGTTCATGCACGGGGTAGGCGGTGAAAGCCCCGAGATAGAAATCAAATACTACAACGCCGTTACCGGGAAGAAAGATTCCTTCGCCGACACCATGAGAATCGGTCAAAAGATCTGGACACTGGAGCGGGCCGTCCGCGTAATGCACGGGAGAAGCCGACAGACAGAAGACTTCTTTCCGTACATGTACAGGCCGGGTGCATCCGGCAGAGTCAAATACGGCGGCGTGCCCATCTACGAGAACGGTAAATGGCGTTCCGATCCGGCTCCGGACATGTACCTGGACCGGAAGGGCGTGGAGGACTTTAAAAGCCACTTCTATGCACTGGAAGGTTGGGACAGGGAACACGGCTGGCCCACAAGAAAGACACTTCAGGAGCTGTCGCTTGCCAAGGTGGCGGACACGCTCGAAGCCAATGGAAAACTGGGAACTTCGATTGTTTAGAGGA
Coding sequences within it:
- a CDS encoding aldehyde ferredoxin oxidoreductase C-terminal domain-containing protein — encoded protein: GAGDPAWHGFMLPVSPPRDGTPLEKSLEELSKKTIPYTDDIFMFNYAWKGEEAWKTGIYSPHKAKQVAWSRHYSSFWHESMGFCEMFMHGVGGESPEIEIKYYNAVTGKKDSFADTMRIGQKIWTLERAVRVMHGRSRQTEDFFPYMYRPGASGRVKYGGVPIYENGKWRSDPAPDMYLDRKGVEDFKSHFYALEGWDREHGWPTRKTLQELSLAKVADTLEANGKLGTSIV